The following proteins are co-located in the Armatimonadota bacterium genome:
- a CDS encoding PAS domain-containing protein, which produces MTTALFITGSGSHYARVRELVSSRLTTFDADPGMMPPGAAPSRVDVVFLDAEHLTDDLVSDLRFVRANFRDATVVAVASEHVARQVQVERIEAPDQWILIPASDVRLQAAVDSLLAYLSAKAVRAPEPPVTGATHFGGVLDMDSAHRPRGENTISRAVSRMAGSLDIHKLYDACCDALLELTGCVSFCLLRYDPTCRGFKIVRAEGLHPSVESSCVLSVTGPLANHLQRVRGLVTMDALAGVPEGSEAIRELELCGGVLAVPVLSRGVLQGLIVLGPKAIGGPYRMDEVESLLMLAASFASAVRVSELHSELQSRNNYIDQVLSTMASGVITLQLDGTIVVCNPSAAEVLGLGADNVVGRDMRVLPAPLGDHLYACLRYGEERSREEVTILAGTRELRIWTRRLLDENSQLIGSMMLVEDISAEKALAQEKREAERNEVISQIVARFAHELKNPLATIRTFTELLPSRYEDPEFREFWAEHVRRDVHRLDDLVNKLVSIADPPETKRELTDVPELLQLAVERVLLLDEQAAQRIQTLANGALPPVKVDINAMAAAIAHLLRYSVGPNHQNVTVKAELQDGPEGEQPVAIYIRTPMEDIEGMDPRSVLEPSYVIDHPDIDLGPSASQRLIESQGGALDAYRDKNEMVFRISLIPVAQGSDLMLYKRPG; this is translated from the coding sequence CACAGGTAGCGGGTCGCACTACGCCCGGGTGCGCGAGCTGGTGTCGAGCAGGCTAACCACCTTCGACGCCGACCCGGGAATGATGCCGCCGGGCGCGGCGCCATCCCGGGTGGATGTGGTCTTCCTGGACGCGGAGCATCTCACAGACGATCTGGTCTCCGACCTGCGTTTTGTGCGCGCGAACTTCAGGGATGCTACGGTTGTCGCGGTGGCGTCTGAGCACGTGGCACGCCAGGTGCAGGTCGAGCGTATTGAAGCGCCGGACCAGTGGATCCTCATCCCCGCCAGCGATGTACGTCTCCAGGCAGCGGTGGACAGTCTGCTGGCCTACCTGTCGGCCAAGGCCGTGCGCGCTCCTGAGCCTCCAGTTACCGGCGCGACCCATTTTGGCGGCGTCCTGGACATGGACAGCGCCCACCGGCCACGCGGCGAGAATACCATCTCCCGTGCGGTCTCGCGCATGGCGGGTTCGCTGGACATCCACAAACTCTATGATGCCTGCTGCGACGCCCTGTTGGAGCTCACCGGATGCGTGAGCTTCTGTCTCCTGCGATACGACCCCACCTGTCGGGGCTTCAAGATCGTCCGGGCGGAAGGCTTGCACCCGTCGGTGGAGAGCAGCTGTGTACTGTCGGTGACCGGGCCGTTGGCCAATCACCTGCAGCGGGTGCGAGGTCTTGTCACCATGGATGCCCTCGCCGGGGTGCCCGAGGGCTCCGAGGCGATCCGCGAACTCGAGCTATGTGGAGGCGTGCTGGCCGTGCCGGTCTTGAGCCGAGGGGTCTTGCAGGGGCTCATCGTCCTCGGACCCAAGGCCATTGGTGGCCCGTACCGTATGGATGAGGTGGAGTCCCTGCTCATGCTGGCGGCCAGCTTCGCATCGGCCGTTCGCGTCAGCGAGCTCCACAGTGAGCTGCAGTCGCGCAACAACTACATCGATCAGGTCCTGTCCACAATGGCCAGCGGGGTCATTACCCTCCAGCTGGACGGGACCATCGTGGTCTGCAATCCGAGTGCGGCGGAGGTGCTCGGCCTGGGCGCCGACAATGTGGTCGGGCGAGACATGCGGGTGCTGCCGGCACCCTTGGGAGACCACCTGTATGCCTGCCTGCGCTATGGGGAGGAACGGTCCCGCGAGGAGGTCACTATTCTCGCAGGCACCCGGGAGTTGCGCATCTGGACCCGGCGCCTGCTGGATGAGAACAGCCAGCTCATCGGAAGCATGATGCTGGTCGAGGACATCTCGGCGGAGAAAGCTCTGGCCCAGGAGAAGCGCGAGGCGGAGCGCAACGAAGTCATCAGCCAGATCGTTGCGCGGTTCGCCCATGAGCTGAAGAACCCACTGGCCACAATCCGCACTTTCACAGAACTTCTGCCCAGCCGCTATGAGGACCCCGAGTTCCGCGAGTTCTGGGCCGAGCACGTGCGGCGCGATGTGCATCGTCTGGATGACCTCGTGAACAAGCTGGTCTCCATTGCGGACCCGCCCGAGACGAAGCGCGAATTGACGGACGTCCCCGAGCTACTGCAACTTGCGGTGGAGCGTGTATTGCTCCTGGATGAACAGGCGGCCCAGCGGATTCAGACACTGGCGAATGGCGCCCTGCCGCCAGTCAAAGTGGACATCAACGCGATGGCCGCGGCGATAGCTCACCTTCTCAGATACAGCGTGGGCCCGAACCACCAGAACGTGACGGTGAAAGCGGAACTACAGGACGGCCCCGAGGGTGAGCAACCGGTGGCCATCTACATCCGCACACCCATGGAAGATATCGAGGGAATGGACCCGAGATCGGTGCTGGAGCCTTCCTACGTCATCGACCACCCAGATATCGACCTGGGACCATCGGCAAGCCAGAGGCTCATTGAGAGCCAGGGAGGGGCCCTGGACGCGTACCGTGACAAGAACGAGATGGTCTTCCGCATCTCTCTGATCCCGGTCGCTCAGGGCAGCGACCTAATGCTATACAAGAGGCCTGGTTGA